The nucleotide sequence GCCGACGCCTCCGGCCGCCGCGTGGATGAAGAGGCGCATCCCCGGCTCGAGCGGGCCCGTGCGGTGGAGCGAAACGTACGCCGTCCCGTAGTTGAGGGGGAGCAGCACCGCCGACTGGTACGGGATCGAATCGGGAAGCGAGAACACCTGCGCCGCGGGCACCGCGACGCGCTCGGCGTACCCTCCGCCGCGGTGATAGGCGAGCACGCGCTGCCCGGGCTTCAACCCCGTCACGGCCTCGCCGACCTGGAGCACGTCCCCCGCGGTCTCGTGCCCGAGGATGTAGGGCGGTTTCGGCGCGTCGGGATAGAGCCCCTGGCGCGCGAGCACGTCGGCGAAGTTCACGCCGGCGGCCTTCACCTGGATCAGGACGTCGTGCGGTCCGGGAGCGGGTTCCGGCGCCGCCTCCATCCGAAGCGAGCGCGGCGGCCCGGGACGGC is from Candidatus Eisenbacteria bacterium and encodes:
- a CDS encoding alcohol dehydrogenase catalytic domain-containing protein produces the protein MSGSMQAVTLRRPGPPRSLRMEAAPEPAPGPHDVLIQVKAAGVNFADVLARQGLYPDAPKPPYILGHETAGDVLQVGEAVTGLKPGQRVLAYHRGGGYAERVAVPAAQVFSLPDSIPYQSAVLLPLNYGTAYVSLHRTGPLEPGMRLFIHAAAGGVG